In one window of Ruminococcus albus AD2013 DNA:
- a CDS encoding helix-turn-helix transcriptional regulator has product MAVQSRQKQKLLTMKKLFEAKTDENHSFTGAKLIEILGEIGIKAERKTIYDDIKTLCDSGMDIVTVKDGHSNAYYLGERTFQQEELFVLADAIASSRFLTKKKSQELIKKLQSLTSEYKGKQLRRQIHVDNRAKNFNEQIYYSVNKIQEGIFEEKEIRFRYTEFNPDKKQILKHGGDFYTVSPYSLVWENENYYLVCWCNKHEKICRYRVDRMINVDVTDESARKLTDEERADVSNMQSLYGMFGGKLESVTMQFDNSLANVIIDKFGMNCHPHRNSDSTFCLTADVQIAPTFWGWFFQFGKKAKILAPDNVIEQAKEYLEEISESYK; this is encoded by the coding sequence GTGGCAGTACAGTCAAGACAGAAGCAGAAGCTTCTTACGATGAAGAAGCTGTTCGAGGCTAAGACCGACGAGAATCATTCATTTACGGGCGCCAAGCTCATCGAGATACTCGGTGAGATAGGCATCAAGGCAGAGCGCAAGACCATCTATGATGATATCAAGACGCTTTGCGACAGCGGAATGGACATCGTGACCGTCAAGGACGGACATTCCAATGCTTACTACCTGGGCGAAAGAACTTTCCAGCAGGAAGAGCTTTTTGTGCTGGCTGACGCTATCGCTTCCAGCAGATTTCTGACAAAGAAGAAGTCGCAGGAGCTTATCAAGAAGCTGCAGTCGCTTACCAGCGAATACAAGGGCAAGCAGCTGCGCAGACAGATACACGTCGATAACCGCGCAAAGAACTTCAACGAGCAGATATACTACTCCGTAAACAAGATACAGGAGGGTATTTTCGAGGAGAAGGAAATACGTTTCAGGTATACCGAATTCAACCCCGACAAAAAGCAGATACTCAAACACGGCGGAGATTTCTACACTGTATCCCCCTATTCGCTGGTGTGGGAGAACGAGAACTACTACCTCGTTTGCTGGTGCAACAAGCACGAGAAGATCTGCCGCTACAGAGTTGACAGAATGATAAATGTCGATGTGACCGATGAAAGTGCCAGAAAACTCACCGATGAGGAGAGAGCTGATGTAAGCAATATGCAGTCGCTCTATGGTATGTTCGGTGGCAAGCTGGAAAGCGTTACCATGCAGTTCGATAATTCTCTGGCTAATGTCATTATTGACAAATTCGGCATGAACTGTCACCCTCACAGAAATTCCGATTCCACTTTCTGCCTTACAGCAGATGTACAGATCGCGCCTACTTTCTGGGGCTGGTTCTTCCAGTTCGGCAAGAAGGCTAAGATACTTGCGCCCGATAACGTCATCGAGCAGGCTAAGGAATATCTGGAGGAGATATCCGAAAGCTACAAGTAA
- a CDS encoding RNA polymerase sigma factor, which yields MTKKRLSYETGAEYLSAGGSFEDELFKEEQKDDTEARAEYSKALYKMLENNLTKKQKCYIILYYWDKLTVKEIAEKFGVDKSTVSRTIDRGRKRIVGNAGRAAMSRLFSKK from the coding sequence TTGACCAAAAAAAGACTCTCATATGAAACGGGTGCAGAATACCTGTCGGCGGGCGGCAGCTTTGAGGACGAACTGTTCAAAGAAGAGCAAAAGGACGATACCGAAGCCCGCGCGGAGTATTCAAAAGCACTCTATAAAATGCTTGAAAACAATTTGACGAAAAAGCAAAAATGTTATATAATATTATACTACTGGGACAAGCTGACTGTCAAGGAAATAGCCGAAAAATTCGGGGTTGACAAGTCTACAGTATCACGGACGATAGACCGCGGCAGAAAAAGAATAGTCGGAAACGCAGGCCGTGCTGCCATGAGCAGACTTTTTTCAAAAAAATGA
- a CDS encoding DUF896 domain-containing protein, with amino-acid sequence MEKKKLDRISELTAISRQRELTKEEKSEREALRMEYRRSVTANFTDTLEHTVIKEPDGSMVKVKDMKRGGEDK; translated from the coding sequence ATGGAGAAAAAAAAGCTTGACAGAATATCTGAGCTGACAGCCATTTCCAGGCAAAGGGAGCTGACCAAAGAGGAGAAATCCGAGCGCGAAGCACTGAGAATGGAATACAGGCGGAGTGTAACGGCGAATTTCACCGATACGCTGGAGCATACCGTGATAAAGGAACCCGACGGTTCCATGGTCAAGGTTAAGGATATGAAGCGTGGCGGGGAGGATAAATAA